TCGGAGAAGTTACTTGTTGCACACAACACACGCCCTTGTCCAAAACGCAGCTACATCGAATTTCGTTAGCTTGTCCTTACATACCTGTGCTTCCTGTATCTTGACTTTCTCCTCTTGCGTAGGCAGCATAGTCAGCAGCTTCTCGATTCCCTCTCGACCGATAACCGTCGCATCCATCTTCATGATAGCTACTTTGATTGTCTGCGGTGTTGGTAGTTTCTTCATTGCAATGTTGATCGCATTCGATCTCTTTGTGTCCAATATTAGGTTTCTCTTTGGTTCCATCAGTTTCTAaaacatttgatatttaatgGGAAGAATTGTAATACTGCTGTATGGATGTGAGGAACACGATTTAAGGAGGAGGAGGATTGGTATATAGTCTAGTCATGGTAAACAAAATAATGGCAGTATTgagactaatattttttttgctttagtATGGGACGCAATCTGTGTAGATACGTTGGCAGCGTCTCATCTCTTACGCACTTCTCAAACGTCTGGCGCAGCAGCTGAATATGCTATAGTTCGTAAGCGGTGTAAATACTCGGTCATATCTAATGCGCCGCTTGCCCTTGGGACTTTAGGCCATTTTTTTAGTAACAACAACATACTAAAAAAGTTTCAAATTGATCCGTGTATCAGGAGACTTAAGAGCTGGcacttatttggcccaaagaaTAAACCTTGCCATCCAGAAGGGTAATAGcgccagcgtattgggtaccATACCGAtaggtgaacaattagatggcgTGTATTActtatgaataatttatttattttaatttaattaagactcgactggtgacagaagggcttgCTATTTTTTTGCGCTAACgggcctggctgtccagcgtggGAATGATTGGTATAGTTATTAAGTTAAGTTTGCTTATAaagtttcatatttatattctttctcaataaaaaatattattaatatgtatgtattgttGTTGGCTGAGTAAATTATTTTccaatagaatatttttatattaagaaaatttaaattatgatatttaattattttacttataatatctGTACAATTACTTGTAAGTAATTAAAACATTTGACTTACTTCCTGGAATCCATATGTTGAGGGTACGgcacatgaaaattaaaaaaagttaaattagtattattaatcaataatcttgcactaacaacaagaactaaataaaaattttgtaattttttttttaatagatcaCACTTTCCTTACTacactgattttaataataaagtgtaaaattttctaaaaaatggtGAGTCTACCTTAATAATTAAATCGTTTGTCCTCGATTCGAAGAGATGTTCTAAAGAAGCTGTATCCAAACTAACTTCAGGCAAGTCGTCCCAAATTGATCCACCAATCTTAGACTTGATAGGTGTGGGTATAGGATTTTCTTGAATTTCCTTCCAAAACAATTTAAcagtctttttatttttcttaagtGTAGAGTTTGCTGATTCACTCGAGTGTTCAGATGGTATTGATGAATTAGGAAAATTTTTTGGTAAGCTTAAGAAACATGTAGGTAAAGGAGGGGGAATTCCTAGAGGAGGGAGCATGCTAGGAGGAGGGGGTGGGGGGCCATTTGTGGCATTGATCGCCGGAAACACAGCATCATCATCTGAATCGTATCTTAGATCGGAAAAATCCAAGTCACAAAGATGAAACTCTCGATTTAGGCATCCCTTTCGAAGTTCTTCCCAGTGAAGATCATTTTCGGATACTTTCATATCATGTATCTTGGAACTCTTTTCTATGGCGGgactttttataatttctgaaataaaaagaaatacggGGATTTAATTTGATCACTATGATTAGCATGCAATAAAGGACGATATTCATAAATTGATCATAACATAGGTTTAAtttcattgattttttaaactgtaatgCCTATAATCTCACAAAGCCACTAAACTGCTTTTCTTTCTGTGGATGCCCTTATGTTGATcaaacattacaatattatgttgataaaatcatgaaattttcaatatgtattttctaGTATTAAAAAGATTGAATCGAACATACCTTTAGATTTCGATTTGGCTAATTCTTCTTTGGCTTTCGACACAATCCCTGCCATATCCGATACCCTCAGAGGCTTTTCCTCTGTAGAAGGACTCACAGGAGTAGTTAATCTTTGCGCTAGATCTTTAATGCTGTGCTCTCTGTGTAATAATATTTCTCTGTCATCCTTGGGCTCAGCTGTGAAGTCCAATTGCCTGCCCGCCACTGCTAAAGCATCAGCAGCGTTGACGCTGTGACCTAACGTACCATTTTGCATCCTCTGCTTTAGTCCACTAGTATATCTTTGGTTTCCTGTAAGGACATTCAACGACTTACTATTATGTGACAGTCTACAGATATATTTATAGGTGGATAATTATGAAAGCTATGAATTCAGATTAATtgagaaaccaaaaaaaaaatgtctttataaAAAAGTGATAAGGCGAAATTAGTGGGTTAGTGAGGCACAAACCATTCAACAAAATGTCTGGAAGGTTTGCAGTTTTCGCTCCGTTGCTTTCTGCGTGTCCGTTATTTTCATTGCCATTATAGTTAGTGCTGCCATTGAGACTGCCGTTCGGAAGATATTCCATGTATCTGTTAGGAGTACCGTTGAAACTGGTGTAGTTTCTGAGCGAGTTGGTGTTCCattgttcaatatttttttcatgagcTCCGTTGGCATTCAATAGTTCCTGTTGTTGCAATATATGATGTGCTTGCCTTGCATAACGATCCCTTCTCCTTTTAAGTGCAGTGCTTAATTCTTTGTTTTCTTTGCTGTCTAGTATTGAGATTAAGTGGGCAGGTCTTACTGGTGTAATGTTTTCCGGTTCATTTGGAGTCTTATTCGGCGTCATCGCTGTTGACGGTTAGTTAAATACGACGTAAAAGGCTTTAGATTTAAATGCAAATGCGAATTATATGAAAACTAGAGTAACGCTGTGATTAGAGACTAATacattgaaaattaaaactattattctCTAACTACAGCCTTAACTGAGGGTTATAGGTATATGACTGATGATTATAATTCGTTAGTTGACTGTTTAGACATTTACTTAAAATTGTATGTTTTACTACTTCAGAAGTTTCTGCCATcctagtatatttttttaatatcatagaTAATTcaggaataatttaaaaattacataagtTAAATATCAGTCAGCTAATCTATTTAGGATCACGCATGATTTTTTCTACGTGTTCAATCGGCGGCTAGAATGAATGGATGGTATACTAAAAATGTTTCAGTCAACTACCGAACGTTGAAACAATTTACATGCAagggaatattttttattataaaatagaacaAAATAACATAATGCTAAAACAAATAACCCTATCCTTAAAACGAACCTTTTGCTTTGTCTTCTTGTTTTTTAGATTTTCGTCGTTCTGACCCTTTCAAATTGAGACTTCTTCTTCTAACGGAGGTGATGACAGATTCATCTAATTGTCTGAAAAAGGCAAAAAAGATCATTTTTAACATGTACAAgtcttaagaaaataaatattgtttttaatttcgaGGTAAAGTTACTTACTTAAGAGCAGTACCACTTTCGTCTCCATCCTCATATAAAAGCACAGCTTCGAATATTTGCAGTTGCCTTAAAAGATCCAAATCAGTACCTTGTTTCGACATATATAGTTGGACCACATCGTCGATCCCTTGCTCCTGCAAAGAATCTACGTGATCATAGTACATATCTCTATCAGGCAGACTGTTCAAGCATCGATTTACAAGAGTAGTGGCATATATTAGGAGTTCCGTATCAGATGCATCGACGTCTTGAAGGATTTTCATAACGTTAAACCAGAAAGGTCTACCGTTTGAACTATCCACGACTGTGATTGCCTCTATAAGAAGAATGCAGTTTTTGTCAGTGTATTCCACGAAAACCAGGAGAAGTTTTAGGGCTGTTTTGACAACATGTCGAAACCGACTGGCTATAAGTGAGTACATCCATTGGATACATCGCTTATGGTTCATAACACCATGCATGCCGTCAACGTAGAGCAGGATCTGTTGGACAACAAGTGTAATAATTCAGTAAAACGTAGCGTTCATTGATGATGGTGAAGGTGGTTTGAGATGTTTTAGTCATATTTATTGATCAAATGAGATTTTAATTATCAGGTTTTCCTCGAGATTTAAAGAGCTTTATAAAGCCATTGCAGGCAactattcaataattaataaccacAAAAATGATTATGTGGATAACTAAAccaacctgatggtaagtgatggtgcaattctcagatggaagcgggctaacttgttaggaggaggatgaaattccacactccTTCCGGTTACTtccggttactacacgacatcgtctttgccagtagagtggtaactagccacggccagatctggaccaattaagaacccagacctccgtcttgaaaatcccCCGCGCATataccactgcgcaacggaggccgtcaaaaataactTTCTTAATGAAAGACAAACAAAAGACAAATCCAGAGATTTTCCAAATAATGCGGTATAGAATATAATTGATTAACAGAATAATCTAACCTGTCCTAAAGCTCTCAAGATGTAGTCAAGGTAGTTGTGCACAGCCGTGTTGGCAACTTGCATCAGGCAGTCCAAGCCCTTGTTAGCGACGAATTCATGTACCAGATCCTTGTCGGATTGTAGGATCTGCTTGAGCGTGAACAGGGCTCGTCGTAACTCCCGCCCTTGAGAATGCAACAGCCTTTCTGTGATGACAAACaggaaatatattaataaatctttttttttattaagtacaagcggacgcccgcgacttcgtccgcgtggaattcagtttttcaggaatcccgcgagaaccatggatttttccgggatgaaaagtagcctatgtgttaatccaaagtaaaatctatttagatTCCAAATATCAATATAGCTTCAGTAGCCGaagcgcaaaggaggaataaacgtaattacacacttacacaaacacaaactttcgcctttacaatattagtgtgatagtgtgatgtgatgtgatatatttatcttctatacttataataaatctgtagagaggtcaattctgtacatgaaatatatttccaaaataactatcagggggtgattagtgatcgatactgatgccaaaaatgcaatcagtaaaatttttgtctgtctgtctgtctgtctgtatgttctttatagaaacaaaaactactggacggatttaaacgaaacttggtacttattcaacatactcctgggcaggttatagtatacttttcattacgctacgatcaataggagcagagcagtgaagagaaatgttgagaaaacgggagaagttactcaattttttaagcttccgtcgcgtgtacagccttaatggttaaagctacatagaaatcatgtatcacggaaatgttctccttaaaattatctataaaaacacaacagcatatatatgtctatcttttatggttgactcacaataacacgtataactcccgatagcttagcagttcggagctttctaattatatttgtctactcttatgtttataacactcatcactcatcccaaataagaaagttaacattattcaataaaaaaagaatcataaaaatcggtaaagaaacaccaaagttatacatgaaatacgctaagccatcgcgcgtgaatactaattcatgctttaaggactttaaggattatttttgtgtaacggttacCGCGCTCGACGTGACTCGCGgcgggaggaataaataaagaagtgcagccttaatgagtagggtaggggtatggtagggtaaggtagggttagggtaggggtagtgtagggtaggggtagggcatggggtagggtagtgtaggggtagggtagtggtagggtaggggtaggggtagggttgagatagggtagggtaggggttcctagggggggggggatagttggttgaaagtttacaacgactttcacgcggacgaagtcgcgggcgtccgctagtatataatataactaaaaacaaaatctcGAGATAGATAGAGCTGATGATAGTTGCCTCGACTAGTGACAAGGGCCATTTTAATCAAGTCTAGCTTTGCAACACAAAAATGCAGCCGTCACCattcattccacgtgggcattattgttataatacactagctgacgccacgcggtttcattctcgtggttcccgttcccgtagaaatacagagatattatatatcctatagccttcctcggtaaatgggctatctaacactgaaagaatttttcaaatcgtatcgttcctgagattagcgcgttcaatcaaacaaacaaacaaactcttcagctttataatattacatatgttttctgtgatattagtatatatacttACTCGTCGCTAACGGGATACATTTGCTttagtttcttattttattcttactgatgattacaactattttcCAGTTCATGGACCAGTGTCCAAAAAAATtcgttttacattttattataataactagcgaacgcccgcgatcATCCGCGCGGTAGACCATATATTAACTTACTaatatctaattaaattaacttactaagaccatatattattttactctttgatgtaaaatttcaacctgtaattctttttatattttcgtattttaattttaaactactcattttaaaaagttaataactAAAAACGTGAACGAGTTTCATTAAAAACTTCAACCTCTTCTAACCTTTCAGGGGTCGAATTTGcaaaaatcttaaattaaataatttttattatttttctggcAGTAGGTACAAAACAGtgtttacaaatgtaacttgcaAAAGTTTctaaacaaacttttaaccc
This genomic interval from Bicyclus anynana chromosome Z, ilBicAnyn1.1, whole genome shotgun sequence contains the following:
- the LOC112045728 gene encoding FH1/FH2 domain-containing protein 3 — translated: MIELVKVGDNRVNGSVRDLGGDSFVCRVQYLNDLDPFMEYNVREPPRPLYHTFNTTIPLSYQIAAVHRLLQAPHRLDDATLQVFKDGDYGPYLDLDSSLGEQDEELEGLQDSRKNALVLRTQLSVRVHAIIERLLHSQGRELRRALFTLKQILQSDKDLVHEFVANKGLDCLMQVANTAVHNYLDYILRALGQILLYVDGMHGVMNHKRCIQWMYSLIASRFRHVVKTALKLLLVFVEYTDKNCILLIEAITVVDSSNGRPFWFNVMKILQDVDASDTELLIYATTLVNRCLNSLPDRDMYYDHVDSLQEQGIDDVVQLYMSKQGTDLDLLRQLQIFEAVLLYEDGDESGTALKQLDESVITSVRRRSLNLKGSERRKSKKQEDKAKAMTPNKTPNEPENITPVRPAHLISILDSKENKELSTALKRRRDRYARQAHHILQQQELLNANGAHEKNIEQWNTNSLRNYTSFNGTPNRYMEYLPNGSLNGSTNYNGNENNGHAESNGAKTANLPDILLNGNQRYTSGLKQRMQNGTLGHSVNAADALAVAGRQLDFTAEPKDDREILLHREHSIKDLAQRLTTPVSPSTEEKPLRVSDMAGIVSKAKEELAKSKSKEIIKSPAIEKSSKIHDMKVSENDLHWEELRKGCLNREFHLCDLDFSDLRYDSDDDAVFPAINATNGPPPPPPSMLPPLGIPPPLPTCFLSLPKNFPNSSIPSEHSSESANSTLKKNKKTVKLFWKEIQENPIPTPIKSKIGGSIWDDLPEVSLDTASLEHLFESRTNDLIIKEKLMEPKRNLILDTKRSNAINIAMKKLPTPQTIKVAIMKMDATVIGREGIEKLLTMLPTQEEKVKIQEAQYANPDLPLGSAEQFLLTLASINELSSRLKLWVFKLDFDNLEKEIAEPLMDLKQGIELLKINKTFKVILSTLRSVGSFLNGNQVKGFRLEYLSKVMEVKDTVQKHPLLYHICEMIIEKFPDTTDFFSEVGPVIRASKVDFDVLNVNLVKLETDCKASWDHMKRVAKHDGSQIFKTKINEFLTDAAERIILLSLIKKRVMTRYNKFLLYLGVPPTEATKTKPAELLKVIAEFALEYRTTRERVLQQLEKRANHRERNKTRGKMIIDVGNYTNKTGEHTADSALKELLKSDADADLVADRRKPTPTQLHNGEDEIIESLVRCATSKRRPLARDRRRNRLADRKSLNRTLDGHQSWPCKQSNDQSPAELQQR